Proteins co-encoded in one Arachis hypogaea cultivar Tifrunner chromosome 13, arahy.Tifrunner.gnm2.J5K5, whole genome shotgun sequence genomic window:
- the LOC112736312 gene encoding cytochrome P450 71A1 produces the protein MGLVSVLKQLSNEENSTLYVSILFGLIIITMFLFLNFTRTKNNQNLPPCPPKLPFIGNLHQLGTLPHRSFHELSKKHGPLMLLELGQVPTLVVSSADVAREIIKNYDVIFSDRPQTTAANIFTYGCKDVGFVPYGEEWRQKRRICVLELLSVKRVRSFCFVREQEVAELVGGIRESCVRNKGSCVNLSELLVSTSNNIVSRCILGQKYNTPKDCNDKNFGELGRKLMRQFSSFSVKDFFPSFGWIDSVRGLISDMNATSIAFDSFLEDVIEEHIIRRRNKEKKKGDDHFEKKDFVDILVELQENNMLEFEDSQDNFKAILVDMFVGGSDTFSTTLEWTFAELLKNPKAMKKAQEEVRRVVGRKSKVEENDVNQMNYLNCVIKETLRLHPPLPLLIPRQTTSSVKVQSFNIPPKTRVFINAWAIQRDPKLWEEAEEFIPERFENNQVDIKGLDFQLIPFGVGRRGCPGISFGLVSTGYVLANLLYWFDWKLHGEDEGDIDMDEMCGLTVSKKVSLHLQPIPYSLSS, from the exons ATGGGACTTGTCTCAGTTCTAAAGCAATTGTCAAATGAGGAAAACTCAACTCTTTACGTGTCAATATTATTTGGCCTCATTATCATCACCATGTTCTTGTTTCTTAATTTCACAAGAACAAAAAACAATCAAAACCTTCCTCCGTGCCCACCAAAGCTACCCTTCATTGGAAATCTTCATCAACTAGGAACACTTCCACACCGTTCCTTCCATGAACTCTCAAAGAAGCATGGCCCTCTAATGTTGTTGGAGTTGGGACAAGTCCCAACTCTGGTGGTTTCGTCCGCAGACGTGGCCagagaaatcatcaagaactatGATGTTATTTTTTCCGATAGGCCCCAAACTACGGCTGCAAATATTTTTACTTATGGATGTAAGGACGTGGGTTTTGTACCATATGGTGAAGAGTGGAGACAAAAAAGAAGAATTTGTGTTCTTGAACTTTTAAGCGTCAAAAGGGTTCGTTCTTTCTGCTTTGTTCGCGAACAAGAGGTTGCCGAATTG GTGGGTGGAATACGTGAATCATGTGTAAGAAACAAAGGATCTTGTGTGAATCTAAGTGAGTTGCTAGTTTCAACATCAAACAACATCGTATCAAGATGTATTCTTGGACAAAAGTATAATACTCCAAAAGATTGTAACGACAAAAATTTCGGAGAGCTTGGAAGAAAATTGATGAGACAATTTTCGTCTTTCAGTGTGAAAGATTTCTTCCCTTCATTTGGTTGGATTGATTCTGTTAGAGGTTTGATATCAGATATGAATGCTACTTCTATAGCATTTGATTCTTTCTTAGAAGATGTAATTGAAGAACACATCATCAGGAGAAGgaataaagagaagaagaaaggtgaTGATCATTTTGAGAAGAAAGATTTTGTTGATATACTTGTTGAACTTCAAGAGAATAATATGCTTGAGTTTGAGGACTCTCAAGATAACTTCAAAGCAATCTTAGTG GACATGTTTGTTGGAGGAAGTGATACTTTCTCAACAACTCTAGAATGGACTTTTGCTGAGCTCCTCAAGAACCCAAAAGCCATGAAGAAAGCTCAAGAAGAGGTAAGGAGAGTTGTGGGGAGAAAATCAAAGGTGGAAGAAAATGATGTGAATCAAATGAACTATTTGAATTGTGTGATCAAAGAAACTCTAAGATTGCATCCTCCACTTCCTCTCTTAATTCCTAGGCAAACAACTTCAAGTGTGAAAGTACAAAGTTTCAATATTCCTCCAAAAACTAGAGTGTTTATAAATGCTTGGGCGATTCAAAGAGACCCAAAATTGTGGGAGGAGGCTGAAGAGTTCATTCCTGAGAGATTTGAAAACAACCAAGTTGATATAAAAGGGTTGGATTTTCAATTAATACCATTTGGTGTTGGGAGAAGAGGTTGTCCTGGAATTTCTTTTGGGCTTGTTTCTACCGGATATGTTCTTGCTAATCTTCTATATTGGTTTGATTGGAAGCTGCATGGTGAAGATGAAGGTGACATAGACATGGATGAAATGTGTGGACTCACTGTTAGTAAGAAAGTCTCACTCCATCTTCAACCCATACCATACTCTCTTAGTTCTTAG